The genomic stretch CTGGTCATCATCTACGGCCTGCCGCGCATCACCAAAGCCGTTCCGTCGCCGCTCGTGTGCATCATCGCCCTCACCGGTTTGTCGATTTTCATGGGCTGGGGCTCGGGGGATAATCCGCTACTTCGCACCGTCGGCTCGATGGGCACATTGCCCTCCACGCTGCCGATGTTCCTCCTGCCCGACATCCCGCTGAATTGGGAAACGCTCAAGATCATCCTCCCTTATTCGCTGCCGCTCGCCGTGGTCGGCATCCTCGAATCGCTCATGACCGCGACCATCGTGGACGATCTCACCGACACGCCTTCGGACAAGAGCCGCGAATGCGTCGGCCAAGGCATCGCCAACACCGTGGTCGGCTTTTTCGGCGGCATGGCGGGCTGCGCCATGATCGGCCAGACCGTGATCAACGTGAAGTCGGGCGGACGCGGGCGCCTCTCCACTTTCGCCGCAGGCATCATCCTGCTCGTGCTTTGCGTTTCGCTCGGCAAGTGGGCCGCTCAAATCCCCATGGCGGCGCTCGTCGCGGTGATGATCATGGTGTCCATCGGCACCTTCTCGTGGTCGTCGTTCAAAAATCTGCGCGAGCATAACCGCACCTCCAGCGCGGTCATGCTCGTCACCGTCGTCACCACCGTGCTCACCCACAACCTCGCGGCGGGCGTCGGTGCAGGCGTGATCCTCAGCGCCCTCTTTTTCTCCTACAAGATCGCCCGCCTCATGGACGTTAGCTCCACCCTTTCGCCCGACGGTGAGGAACGCACCTACGTCGTTCGCGGCCAGTTGTTTTTTGTCTCCGCCAGCGAGTTCGGCGACGCCTTCGATTTCCGCGAAGTGCTCAAAAAAGTCCGCATCGACGTTTCTCAGGCCCATTTTTGGGATCTCTCCGCCGTATCGGCTCTCGACCGCGTGGTGCTGAAATTCCGCCGCGAGGGGGCCGAGGTCGAAATCGTCGGCCTCAACGAGGCGAGCAAGACCCTCGTCCTCCGCATCGCGCGCCACGACAAACCCGGCGCGATGGAAGAAATGGGCGGCCACTGATCCATCAACCTTCACGCACACCATGACCCCAAATACCCCCCAAACCAAAACCAACCGCACCATGCCCAACATTCTCGTCTGCACCGACGGCTCGGCCTACGC from Opitutales bacterium ASA1 encodes the following:
- a CDS encoding SulP family inorganic anion transporter; the protein is MSAISYKQQWFGNPVRDVVAGAVVALALIPEAIAFSIIAGVDPQVGIYASFCMAVVIAFVGARAGMISAATGAMALLMVTLVKEHGLQYLLAATVLTGFLQILAGVFKLGSLMKFVSRSVVTGFVNALAILIFMAQLPEFKGQGWLMYALVAGGLVIIYGLPRITKAVPSPLVCIIALTGLSIFMGWGSGDNPLLRTVGSMGTLPSTLPMFLLPDIPLNWETLKIILPYSLPLAVVGILESLMTATIVDDLTDTPSDKSRECVGQGIANTVVGFFGGMAGCAMIGQTVINVKSGGRGRLSTFAAGIILLVLCVSLGKWAAQIPMAALVAVMIMVSIGTFSWSSFKNLREHNRTSSAVMLVTVVTTVLTHNLAAGVGAGVILSALFFSYKIARLMDVSSTLSPDGEERTYVVRGQLFFVSASEFGDAFDFREVLKKVRIDVSQAHFWDLSAVSALDRVVLKFRREGAEVEIVGLNEASKTLVLRIARHDKPGAMEEMGGH